ACCACGCTGGGTCTGACTTACCGCTCGAAGGTCGATTACGACCTTACGGGCACCTATAGGGCAACCAATCCCGATGGTTCGGTCGCTACCAATCCCCTTACAGGTGCAGCGTTGGAGGACAATGCACGCTTGAACTTGGTGACGCCAGAAACCGTCAACTTCTCCGTGACCCAGCAGATGAGCGACCGCTTGAAGCTGATGGCGGGTGCCTCTTGGGTTCGCTGGAGCCGCTTCGATGAAATCCATGTAACGAATGATGGGGGCGACACTATCACCCTGGAGACTCAGGACTACTCGAATGCCTGGGCTTATGGGGTCGGCGGTGAATACCAGCTCAACCCGCAGCTGGCGCTGCGTGCCGGTGTAACGCTCGACTTTACGCCAACCAGCGACCAGTATCGCAGCGCGCGGATTCCCTCCGACGATCGCCGCATCTTCTCCATCGGTGCCGGCTGGACGCCTACGGAGAATCTGACGCTGGACTTCGCATACTCTTATCTGACCGAGCGCAGTACGCAGGTGGATCAGACTCGCACGGATCATGCTGGCACGATAGCGGAGACTCAACTGACCTACACCGCCGACTACAAGAACGAGGCCCATGGCTTCGGTGCTCAGTTGACCTACCGCTTCTGATCGTATCGAAACTCTCCGAGGTTGATACTCCCCGGGCCCGGCACTGCCGGGCCTTGTGCGTTGGGCTGCTAGGCTGCCTCGGTGAGAAAAGCCGCATGTATTAGCTCGCGGGTATAGGCCTCGCGGGGGGAGCGGAACAGGGCCTCGGTCGCGCCCTGTTCGACCACCCGTCCCTCCTTCATCACCAGCACGGTATCGGCCAGCGCGCGCACCACGGCGAGATCGTGGCTGATGAACAGGTAGGTCAGGCCGTGGCGTTGCTGCAGCGTTCGCAGCAGCTCGATCACCGTGGCCTGCACTGAACGGTCGAGCGCCGAGGTCGGCTCGTCCAGCAGCAGGAAGCGCGGCTTGAGCACCAGCGCGCGGGCAATGGCGATGCGCTGGCGCTGGCCGCCGGAGAACTCGTGGGGGTAGCGCTGCCGCGTGGCAGGGTCCAGCGACACTTCCTGCAGCGCCTCGATCACTCGAGCGATGCGCTGCTGGCGGGTCAGCTCCGGATAGTGGACGCGCAGGCCTTCACTAACGATCTCGCCCACCGTCAGGCGTGGCGACAGCGAGCCGAAGGGGTCCTGGAACACCACCTGCATGCGCGAGCGCAGTGGGCGCAACGTGCTGCTGTCGAGGTGGGTCAGGTCGGTATCCTCGAAGCGCACGTCGCCCGAGCTCTGCAGCAATCTCAGCAGCGCCCGGCCCAGCGTCGACTTGCCGGAACCCGATTCGCCAACGATCCCCACCGTCTGGCCCTGGCGAATGGTGAGGTCGATGCCGCGCACCGCCTCGAAGTAGTCGCTGGGTCGGAACAGGCGCTTCTTGAGGGCGAAGCGCACCTTGAGGTCGCGAGCCTGCATGATCACCGGGGCGCTTTCCGCTACCGGCGCCTTGCGTCCGTGCGGCTCGGCGTCGATCAGCATGCGCGTGTAGTCGTGGCGGGGGGAGGCGAACAGCTCCCGGGTCGGGGCGCTTTCGACCACCTCGCCATGGCGCATCACGCAGACGCGGTCGGCGAAGTGCCGGACGATGCCCAGGTCGTGGGTGATGAACAGGATGGCCATGCCGTACTGGCGCTGCAGGTCTTTGAGCAGCGTCAGGATCTGCGCCTGGACGGTGACGTCCAGCGCCGTGGTGGGTTCATCGGCAATCAGCAGCCGCGGCTCACAGGCCAGCGCCATGGCGATCATCACGCGCTGACGCTGGCCGCCGGAGAGCTCATGGGGATAGCTCGACGCGCGGCGCTCCGGCTCGGGAATGCCGACCTGCTCGAACAGTTCGATCACTCGCCGCTTCGCCGCCTGGCCGCGCAGCGTGGTGTGCTTGTCGAGCACCTCGCGCACCTGGTGTCCGATCCGTTGCAGCGGGTTCAGCGAGGTCATCGGCTCCTGGAAGATCATCGAGATCTCATTGCCGCGGATGTGTCGCATGCGCCGGAGGGGGACGTCGAGCAGTTCCTCCCGGCCCTGGCGACCGTGCCAGTGGATGGCGCCGCGGGTCGAGGCGAACTCCGGGAGCAGGCGCAGGATGGCCGTGGAGGAGACCGACTTGCCCGAGCCGGACTCCCCCACAAGCGCCAGGGTCTCGCCTTCGGCGAGAGAGAAACTCACCTCCTTGACCGCCGGCACCTTCCCGTGGGGCAGGGCGAAGTCGACCTGCAGGTGATCGAGCTCCAGTAATGGCTGAGACATGCAGGCCTCCTTTAGCGAGTGCGAGGGTCGAGGGCGTCACGCAGCCCGTCACCGAGAAAGTTCAGGCACAGCAGGGTGAGCGCAAGAAAGGTCGATGGCACCAGCAGCATCCAGGGGGCGCTCTGCATCATGTCCACGCCTTCACTGATCAGCACGCCCCAACTGGTCATCGGCTCCTGCACCCCGAGCCCCAGGAACGACAGGAAGCTCTCCAGCAGGATCACCTTGGGCACGGTGAGCGTGACGTAGACGATCACCGGACCGAGGGTGTTGGGAATCAGGTGGCGCGTGACGATGGTGCTCGATTTCACCCCCAGGGCGCGGGCGGCCTCGACGAACTCGCGGCGCTTGAGCGCCAGCGTCTGGCCGCGCACGATGCGCGACATGTCGAGCCATTCGACGGCACCGATGGCGGCGTAGATCAGCAGGATGTTGCGGCCGAACACCACCATCAGCAGGATCACCAGGAACATGAACGGCAGCGAGTACATGATGTCGACGAAGCGCATCATCAGGCTGTCGACGCGCCCCCCGAGGTAGCCGGCCACGGCGCCATAGAGCACGCCGATCACCAGCGAGACGAAGGTGGCCACCACGGCCACCGAGAGCGAGATCTGGCCGCCGAAGAGCGTTCGCGTGAGCAGGTCGCGACCGTTGGCATCGGTTCCTGCGTAATGGCCGTCGGCGAGGCTGGGCGGTGCGTTGAAGGCGGCCCAGTCCACTTCGTTGAGCCCCCAGGGCGTGAGCCAGGGCCCCGCCACGCAGGCAAGCGCGATCACGGTCAGCAGCACCAGGCTGACCATGGCGGCGTGGTTCTGCTTGAGGCGACGCCAGGCGTCTTTTCCCAGGCTATCGCCCACCGGTAGGTCGCCGGCGCCCGGATGGGGGGTCGTTTGTTCAGTCGTCATAGCGGATCTGCGGGTCGAGTGCGGAGTAGAGGAGATCGACGATCAGGTTGAGCAGCACGATCAGGATGCCGTAGAACACCACCGTGCCCATCACCAGTGTGTAGTCCCGATTCAGCGCGGCCTGGACGAAGTAGCGGCCGATGCCGGGGATGCCGAAGATCTGCTCGATCACCACCGAGCCGGTGATGATCCCGGCGATGGCCGGCCCCAGGTACGAAATCACCGGCAGCAAGGAGGGGCGCAGCGCATGGCGCCAGATCACCTCGCGCTCCGTCAGGCCCTTGGCGCGGGCGGTGCGGATGTAGTGGCTGCCCAGCACCTCGATCATGCTGGCCCGGGTCATGCGGGCGGTGTAGGCGATCTGCT
This portion of the Billgrantia sulfidoxydans genome encodes:
- a CDS encoding ABC transporter ATP-binding protein; this encodes MSQPLLELDHLQVDFALPHGKVPAVKEVSFSLAEGETLALVGESGSGKSVSSTAILRLLPEFASTRGAIHWHGRQGREELLDVPLRRMRHIRGNEISMIFQEPMTSLNPLQRIGHQVREVLDKHTTLRGQAAKRRVIELFEQVGIPEPERRASSYPHELSGGQRQRVMIAMALACEPRLLIADEPTTALDVTVQAQILTLLKDLQRQYGMAILFITHDLGIVRHFADRVCVMRHGEVVESAPTRELFASPRHDYTRMLIDAEPHGRKAPVAESAPVIMQARDLKVRFALKKRLFRPSDYFEAVRGIDLTIRQGQTVGIVGESGSGKSTLGRALLRLLQSSGDVRFEDTDLTHLDSSTLRPLRSRMQVVFQDPFGSLSPRLTVGEIVSEGLRVHYPELTRQQRIARVIEALQEVSLDPATRQRYPHEFSGGQRQRIAIARALVLKPRFLLLDEPTSALDRSVQATVIELLRTLQQRHGLTYLFISHDLAVVRALADTVLVMKEGRVVEQGATEALFRSPREAYTRELIHAAFLTEAA
- a CDS encoding ABC transporter permease; its protein translation is MTTEQTTPHPGAGDLPVGDSLGKDAWRRLKQNHAAMVSLVLLTVIALACVAGPWLTPWGLNEVDWAAFNAPPSLADGHYAGTDANGRDLLTRTLFGGQISLSVAVVATFVSLVIGVLYGAVAGYLGGRVDSLMMRFVDIMYSLPFMFLVILLMVVFGRNILLIYAAIGAVEWLDMSRIVRGQTLALKRREFVEAARALGVKSSTIVTRHLIPNTLGPVIVYVTLTVPKVILLESFLSFLGLGVQEPMTSWGVLISEGVDMMQSAPWMLLVPSTFLALTLLCLNFLGDGLRDALDPRTR